The genomic region ACCGCCTCGACCAGCGCGACGCCGGCCAGCAGCGGCAGCCACCCGTACCCCGTGGTGGGCACCGCCGGCCAACCGCGGTCCGGCACCGGATCCCCGGGCCGCAGCAGGACGCTTGTGGCGATCCCGGCCCGTGCCGGCGACTGCCACACTCGGCCGCGGCGACCGCGCCCGGCGGTCTGCCGCTCGGCGACCACGACAAGACCCTCCGGCTCGCCGGCCGCCGCCGCCTCGGCCACGTCGGCGTTCGTGGAGCCCGTCTCGGTGCGCAGTTCCAGCCTGGCCCACGGGCCGTGCGGCGCGACAAGCGCGCGCCGCAGCCGGGCCGCCGACAGCGGTGGGCGGTCCAGATCGGTGTACGGGGAGCCGGGCATTCCGCCAGCCTACGGCGCTGGCAGCGGCGACAGTGAGGCGTACTGCACAGCCGCATTGCCCTTAACCATCGTTATATTCCCAGGGTGACTACCGAGACCGGGACCAACATCCACAGCACGGCGGGCAAGCTGGCGGACCTGGAGCGCCGGGTCGACGAGGCGGTGCACGCCGGGTCGGCTCGTGCGGTCGAGAAGCAGCACAAGCGAGGTAAGAAGACCGCCCGCGAGCGGATCGAGATGCTGCTCGACGAGGGCTCCTTCGTCGAGCTGGACGAACTTGCCCGCCACCGCTCCACCGCCTTCGGGCTGGAGAAGAGCCGGCCGTACGGCGACGGTGTGGTCACCGGCTACGGCACCGTCGACGGCCGGCAGGTGTGCGTCTTCGCCCAGGACTTCACGGTCTTCGGCGGCTCGCTCGGCGAAGTCTTCGGCGAGAAGATCGTCAAGGTGATGGACCTCGCCATGAAGATCGGCTGCCCGGTGGTCGGCATCAACGACTCCGGCGGGGCGCGCATCCAGGAGGGCGTGGTCTCGCTCGGCCTGTACGGCGAGATCTTCTTCCGCAACGTCCGTGCCTCCGGCGTGATCCCGCAGATCTCGCTGGTGATGGGGCCCTGCGCCGGCGGCGCGGTCTACTCCCCCGCGGTCACCGACTTCACTGTGATGGTCGACCAGACCTCGCACATGTTCATCACCGGCCCCGACGTGATCAAGACGGTGACCGGCGAGGACGTCGGCATGGAGGAGCTGGGCGGGGCCCGCACGCACAACGCGCGCAGCGGCAACGCCCACTACCTCGCCTCCGACGAGGACGACGCGATCGACTACGTCAAGGCCCTGCTGTCGTACCTGCCGTCGAACAACCTCGACGAGCCGGTAGTGGTCGAGGCCCCCGCCTCGCTGGAGATCAGCGACGAGGACCGGGACCTGGACACGCTGATCCCGGACTCGGCCAACCAGCCGTACGACATCCAGAAGGTCATCGAGCACGTCCTCGACGACGGGGAGTTCCTGGAGGTCCAGCCGCTCTACGCGCAGAACATCGTGGTCGGCTACGGCCGCGTCGAGGGGCGCCCGGTCGGCGTGGTTGCCAACCAGCCGATGCACTTCGCCGGCACCCTTGACATCGCCGCCTCGGAGAAGGCCGCCCGGTTCGTCCGCACCTGCGACGCGTTCAACATCCCGGTGCTGACCTTCGTGGACGTTCCCGGCTTCCTGCCCGGCACCGGCCAGGAGTGGGACGGCATCATCCGCCGCGGCGCGAAGCTCATCTACGCGTACGCCGAGGCGACGGTCCCCAAGGTCACCGTGATCACCCGCAAGGCGTACGGCGGCGCGTACGACGTGATGGGATCCAAGCACCTGGGCGCGGACCTGAACTTCGCGTGGCCGACCGCGCAGATCGCGGTGATGGGAGCGCAGGGCGCGGTGAACATCCTCTACCGGTCGGAGTTGGCCGGCGCCGAGGACCCGGCGGCGGTCCGGGCCGAAAAGATCGCGGAGTACGAGGACACCCTGGCCAACCCGTACGTGGCCGCCGAACGTGGCTACATCGACGCGGTGATCCCGCCGCACGAAACACGCACGCAGATCGTCCGGGCGCTGCGCGTCCTGCGTACCAAGCGCGAGACCCTCCCGCCGAAGAAGCACGGCAACATCCCGCTCTGACCTGCCGAGTCGCCCCTGGCCGTGGCCAGGGGCGACTTGTCAGCAGGAGGGGACGGCGGCGCCGCACATCCGCTGGGCGGCAGCCCGGCCGAGTGCCTTGAGGTCCGTGTCGCTCAGGCTCAGGTTGATGCCGGGCACCAGCACCGTGACCAGGTCGCCCACCCGGAGCACGAGGGTGGTGTCGACCCGTCCGCCGGGCCGCAGCTTCCTTCCGGCGGGCGGGCCGAGCGGGGCGGATGGCACGTGCCGCATCAGGATCGACTCGTCGCCGGCGAAGTTGCTCGCCGCCGTCTCCCAGGAGTGGGCGATCTCGGCCGGCATCGTCTCGCCGTCGACAGTGATGGACCCGGCGTAGTGCCATTTGCGGCAGGCGTCGAGCAGCGCCCTCAGTTGGGCGAAGAGCTGGCCGCTTTCGGCCGGGTCGAGCCGGTAGACGTCCTGGCTGAGCTCCGCGCGCACCGGCCCGCCGCCGTCGGTGGTCGGTGACAGCAGGGTCTGCGACCGCGAATAGCGGGAGTACGCGCGCACCTCCGGTACGCCGCGGTCGTCGCCGCACCGTTGCAGCATCGGGTCCAGCCGGACGACCTCACCGAGACCGGCGTCGCCGAGCTGCACACCGGTGACGACGGGAACCTCGCTCGGCGTCAGCAGCGACTCCTGTGGGATGTCCCCCGCGCTGGCAATGGTTCCGGAGGGTATCGGCACCGCCGTCTCGGCCGGTGTCGTCGTCCGGGCCGTCAGGGCGTACGCCGGGCCGGTCACCGCCGCGAGCACCGCGACCGCCGCCAGCGCGGCCGTACGCCGGCTGCGTCGCCGGGCCCGGGCCCGGATCTCCTGCGGCTCCGCCCACCGCACGTCGTTCAGGTCCCGGTGGACCCGTTCGACGAACGTCATGTCGTCACGCATCGGTTGCCTCCTCCAGGTCAGAGACGGCGAGCAGGCCGGCGAGCGCGGCGCGCCCCCGGGAGAGTCGGGCCTTGACGGTGCCCACCGGGGCCTCGGTCTCCCGGGCCACGTCGGCGACGGGCATACCGACCAGGTAGTACAGGGCGATGGCGGTGCGTTGCTCCTCGGGCAGCCGACGCAGGGCGGCGACCACCTCGACGGTGTCGGTGCCCGGCCCGGGGACGGCTTCGACGGCCCCGTGCCGCAGGTACGCGCGGGCGCGGCTGCGCAGGCTGCGCCACCGGCTGACAGCGACCCGGCTGGCCACCACCCGTACCCACGCTTCGGGGTCGTCATACCTGCCGACGGTCGACCAGCGCTGCCAGGCACGGATGTACGCCTCCTGCACGGCGTCCTGCGCCTCGACCCGGTCCCCGGTCAGCGCGTAGACGAAACCAAGCAGCCGTTGCCGGCTTCCGCGGTAGAACTCGTCGAACCCGTCGACGTCCGGCACCCCGCTACCTCCCCGTGTCGGTCGCAGGGAACACGCGCCGGGAAGGTCAATCGGTTGCCCTGGTCAGCAGACCATCTACGCCGGGCACTCCGTTCCGGGCGTCGGGTCAGATGGTCAAGCCGGCGTCGGTGAGGATCGGGCCGGCGAGCAGCAGGGCACCGGCGACCAGGGCGGCGATGTTGACAAGTGCGAAGAAGCCCACCCAGAAAAGGGCCGGAAACAGGGTCAGCCCGGCGAGCTGGTCGGCGTCCGAGGCGGGCATCCGACCGCGCGACCGCAGCCGCTGTAGCTCCACCACAGGCCGCACGCCGCCGAGCAGCAGGAACCACACCCCGGCGTACGCGAACGCGGCCTGCACCTGCGGAGTGGCGTACCAGGAGACGGCGAACACCACTGCGCCGGTGACCAGCAACGACACCACGCCGAACGCGTTGCGGATCATGACCAGCATGGCGAGCAGCAGCACCACCGCGACCCAGAGCAGCAGTGTGATCCGGTTGCCGCCGAGCAGCCAGGCGCCAGCCAACCCGACAAGCGGCGGGGCGACGTAACCGGCGAGCAGGGTGAGGATCATTCCTGGCCCGGTGGGACGGCCGGCGGACAGCGTCAGCCCGGAGGTGTCCGAGTGCAGCCGGATGCCGCGCAACTTCCGGCCGGTGAGCAGGGCGACGAGCGCGTGCCCGCCCTCGTGCGCGATGGTGATGGCGTTACGGGCGATCCGCCACGGCAGCCGCGTCGACACCACCACCAGCGCGACGGCGGCGGTGATCAGCACCAGCAGTGGGGGCGGGTCCGGCTGCGCGCCGAACAGCGTGTCCCACTTCTCGCCCAGTCCGTCGATCGACATCATGGGGCGCGAGCCTACCGGCGGCGCTCCGGTGTCGATTCCCGGCCACCGGCTCGTACGGTGCGGGGCTGCCGTAAACGGCATGCACTGCACCGTCGATGAAAGTTTCTTCTATGGGTCTTGCGATCTAGGGCACTTAGCTCCAAAGATGGACATCAATAGCTGCGTCCTTGGAGGCACTCATGGCCCGTACCAGATCACCGCTGCGCCGCGTGCTCGCAGCCAGCCTCACCGTCCTCGCCACCGCAGCGACGGCTCTGGTCGCGACCGCCGGACCGGCGGCCGCGGCAACCACGCCCGGCATCGACGTGTCCCGCTACCAGGGTTCCATCAACTGGACAAGCGTCCGTAACGCCGGCATCCAGTTCGCGTTCATCAAGGCGACCGAGGGCACCAGCTACAAGGACCCGAACTTCAACGCGAACTACGTCAACGCGTACAACGCGGGGGTGATCCGCGGGGCGTACCACTTCGCCCGCCCGAACATCTCCGCCGGCTCGACCCAGGCCAACTACCTGGCCTCCAACGGCGGCGCGTGGTCGGCGGACAGCCGCACCCTGCCGGCCGCGCTGGACATCGAGGGCAACCCGTACAGCGGCGGTTACTGCTACGGCCTCAGCACGACCGCGATGCGCAACTGGGTGCAGGACTTCCTGAACACCTACCGCTCCCGCACCGGCCGGTACGCCGTCATCTACACCACCACGAGCTGGTGGAACCAGTGCACAGGCAGTTGGTCCGGCCCGTGGGGCAACCACCCGCTGTGGCTGGCCCGCTGGGCGAGCGCGCCGGGTACGCTGCCGGCCGGCGCTCCTGTGTGGAGCTTCTGGCAGTACACCAGCACCGGCGCCGTCTCCGGGATCAGCGGCAACGTGGACCGCAACTACTGGAACGGTGACCGGAGCCGACTGATCGCGCTGGCCAACAACACGGCCTGACCGGGTCAGTCCGCCTGATCCGCCTGAACTCGCCTGGGGAGGCGGTTGGCGGCAGCGGGATCGGCTGTCACCACACGGTTGACAATCGCTCCTGCTGCCGCCACTTTCGCCAATATCAGGTCAGGCCCGCCGCCGGCTCATCGCCGGCACCACAGGTGCGTCCTCACGGGCCAGAGCAGGCTTGCGGCTGAGCCGCCACGCAGCAACCCCGGATGCGGCCACTGTCACGACGCCGAGCAGCGCGACGAGCACCGGCATTCCCACGCTGACCAGCAGCAGAACCGCGTCGCCGAGCGCGACGAGCATCCACAGTGCCAGCCGGGGCCGGGCGTCCCTCCGTCGGTGACCCATGTCGC from Micromonospora profundi harbors:
- a CDS encoding acyl-CoA carboxylase subunit beta, whose amino-acid sequence is MTTETGTNIHSTAGKLADLERRVDEAVHAGSARAVEKQHKRGKKTARERIEMLLDEGSFVELDELARHRSTAFGLEKSRPYGDGVVTGYGTVDGRQVCVFAQDFTVFGGSLGEVFGEKIVKVMDLAMKIGCPVVGINDSGGARIQEGVVSLGLYGEIFFRNVRASGVIPQISLVMGPCAGGAVYSPAVTDFTVMVDQTSHMFITGPDVIKTVTGEDVGMEELGGARTHNARSGNAHYLASDEDDAIDYVKALLSYLPSNNLDEPVVVEAPASLEISDEDRDLDTLIPDSANQPYDIQKVIEHVLDDGEFLEVQPLYAQNIVVGYGRVEGRPVGVVANQPMHFAGTLDIAASEKAARFVRTCDAFNIPVLTFVDVPGFLPGTGQEWDGIIRRGAKLIYAYAEATVPKVTVITRKAYGGAYDVMGSKHLGADLNFAWPTAQIAVMGAQGAVNILYRSELAGAEDPAAVRAEKIAEYEDTLANPYVAAERGYIDAVIPPHETRTQIVRALRVLRTKRETLPPKKHGNIPL
- a CDS encoding sigma factor-like helix-turn-helix DNA-binding protein; amino-acid sequence: MPDVDGFDEFYRGSRQRLLGFVYALTGDRVEAQDAVQEAYIRAWQRWSTVGRYDDPEAWVRVVASRVAVSRWRSLRSRARAYLRHGAVEAVPGPGTDTVEVVAALRRLPEEQRTAIALYYLVGMPVADVARETEAPVGTVKARLSRGRAALAGLLAVSDLEEATDA
- a CDS encoding M50 family metallopeptidase, encoding MMSIDGLGEKWDTLFGAQPDPPPLLVLITAAVALVVVSTRLPWRIARNAITIAHEGGHALVALLTGRKLRGIRLHSDTSGLTLSAGRPTGPGMILTLLAGYVAPPLVGLAGAWLLGGNRITLLLWVAVVLLLAMLVMIRNAFGVVSLLVTGAVVFAVSWYATPQVQAAFAYAGVWFLLLGGVRPVVELQRLRSRGRMPASDADQLAGLTLFPALFWVGFFALVNIAALVAGALLLAGPILTDAGLTI
- a CDS encoding GH25 family lysozyme is translated as MARTRSPLRRVLAASLTVLATAATALVATAGPAAAATTPGIDVSRYQGSINWTSVRNAGIQFAFIKATEGTSYKDPNFNANYVNAYNAGVIRGAYHFARPNISAGSTQANYLASNGGAWSADSRTLPAALDIEGNPYSGGYCYGLSTTAMRNWVQDFLNTYRSRTGRYAVIYTTTSWWNQCTGSWSGPWGNHPLWLARWASAPGTLPAGAPVWSFWQYTSTGAVSGISGNVDRNYWNGDRSRLIALANNTA